One genomic region from Candidatus Borreliella tachyglossi encodes:
- a CDS encoding DUF685 domain-containing protein: MPDGDNGKLLVDEIDTIQIKDLNRVASVNNSDLLPVDDGIANLNAITFENFLKTVKDKTFRGEGLGEFKQVIKSTIASELANDDSFVNRVYSSILSKILNNQSSSISNLFSKIESELKRSIKAYSKMSSSDKLLIMSSYNELQKVPPPKQIMGIPSSFTIQRASNKSRYLYPYEYTRKSLILDLINNKEVTLMFDDDDRDEAVYLDIFLSVETGTVDNERSVYTKYSDETGKLKVFHLHSRNVKFMISLFSGWYMHERVPGTTAVGYVPLLLKI, from the coding sequence ATGCCTGATGGTGATAATGGAAAATTACTAGTTGACGAGATTGATACTATACAAATAAAAGACTTAAATAGAGTTGCTAGCGTCAATAATAGCGACCTATTACCAGTTGATGATGGTATTGCAAACCTTAATGCTATCACTTTTGAAAACTTCCTAAAGACCGTAAAGGACAAAACATTTAGAGGAGAGGGTTTAGGTGAGTTTAAACAAGTCATAAAAAGTACTATAGCTAGCGAACTAGCAAATGATGATAGTTTTGTTAATAGAGTGTATTCCAGCATACTAAGTAAAATATTAAACAATCAATCTAGTAGTATTAGCAATCTTTTTAGCAAAATTGAGTCGGAACTCAAGCGAAGTATCAAGGCGTACTCTAAAATGTCCTCTAGTGATAAATTACTCATAATGAGCAGTTACAACGAGTTACAAAAAGTACCACCACCTAAACAAATTATGGGTATACCATCAAGTTTTACAATTCAAAGAGCATCCAATAAAAGTAGATATCTATATCCCTATGAATATACAAGAAAATCACTTATCCTAGACTTAATAAACAATAAAGAAGTTACCTTAATGTTTGACGATGATGATCGAGATGAAGCTGTATATTTAGATATATTTCTTAGTGTAGAAACTGGTACAGTTGACAATGAAAGGAGTGTATACACTAAATATAGTGATGAAACGGGAAAATTAAAAGTATTTCATCTTCATAGTAGAAATGTTAAGTTCATGATATCTTTATTTTCTGGTTGGTATATGCATGAAAGGGTGCCTGGAACTACAGCGGTTGGCTATGTACCATTATTGTTAAAAATTTAG
- a CDS encoding DUF735 family protein, protein MNIPNFLRNTQVEKFIKNELHYAHTILSELKELNSNFIDFDAKEHVSSRFIAFKLSILFRIFYSKSQTLVSLTKNINSVIFAKRHIGTDESFIRLFKAFLNVDVQVSTESAGVISIKLKGSMTTNFITYVSPSTPKGIKPKKIIMCTTKEGYARVCKKLVFNFLPKGYSHSIYAFIKELIPIGRVLKLYDKEDQELITFNN, encoded by the coding sequence ATGAATATACCTAATTTCTTAAGAAATACTCAAGTAGAAAAATTTATTAAAAATGAATTACACTATGCTCACACAATTTTATCGGAACTTAAAGAATTAAATTCAAACTTTATTGATTTTGATGCAAAGGAGCATGTAAGCTCAAGATTTATTGCATTTAAACTATCCATACTATTTAGGATATTTTATTCAAAATCACAAACACTAGTAAGCTTAACAAAAAACATTAATAGTGTAATTTTTGCAAAACGCCATATTGGTACAGACGAAAGTTTTATAAGATTGTTTAAAGCTTTTCTTAATGTTGACGTACAAGTTAGTACAGAGTCTGCAGGTGTTATTAGCATTAAACTTAAAGGCTCAATGACAACCAATTTTATTACCTATGTATCACCAAGCACTCCTAAAGGTATAAAACCCAAGAAAATAATAATGTGTACTACCAAAGAGGGGTATGCCAGAGTGTGTAAAAAGTTGGTATTTAATTTCCTTCCTAAAGGGTATTCACACTCAATTTATGCATTTATTAAAGAATTAATCCCTATAGGGAGGGTGCTTAAACTTTATGATAAAGAAGACCAAGAGCTTATTACTTTTAACAATTAA
- a CDS encoding DUF276 domain-containing protein (DUF276 is restricted to Borreliella and related spirochetes.), which yields MSILFDPNFGAVKQSIKDIVNQKREYLKTMHNIDITDDHSSIYNIIANSLALLEVEIIDELNLFFSKLAPEGEYWTAIQNHINAKSTTHEAVKTALLNLKPVIHANILSTAGKANIYIIVDDTVLNDTKNAILDSKFKADLWEVLYYTTPSGTVLEGDILIDGFNLQGQRKEYKVSLGKRKYCYLSVKYKLDLKNYIYLEVDTQIRDIYTRICENNYKDMGISFEYQDFLAPVNEVVGIKAMNIGVYIKDDDTQNIKSISKTNFKINQDFAIGDNEILLFDIVDRLLIDIDT from the coding sequence ATGAGCATACTATTTGATCCAAACTTCGGTGCAGTTAAACAATCAATTAAGGATATAGTCAATCAAAAACGAGAATACCTTAAGACTATGCATAATATTGATATTACAGATGATCACAGTTCCATTTATAACATAATAGCTAATTCACTAGCTTTACTTGAAGTAGAAATTATTGATGAACTTAATCTTTTCTTTTCTAAACTCGCACCAGAGGGTGAGTATTGGACTGCTATACAAAATCACATAAATGCAAAAAGTACTACCCACGAGGCCGTTAAGACGGCTTTACTTAATCTTAAACCTGTTATACATGCAAATATTTTAAGTACTGCAGGTAAAGCTAATATTTACATAATAGTTGATGATACTGTACTAAATGATACTAAGAACGCCATCCTAGACTCTAAATTTAAAGCCGATTTATGGGAAGTGTTATATTACACAACCCCCAGTGGAACTGTGCTTGAAGGTGATATTTTAATTGATGGTTTTAACTTACAAGGACAGCGTAAAGAATATAAGGTAAGTTTAGGAAAACGCAAGTATTGTTATTTAAGTGTTAAGTACAAACTTGACCTTAAGAACTACATTTATCTAGAAGTTGATACACAAATAAGGGATATTTATACAAGAATTTGTGAGAATAATTATAAAGATATGGGAATTAGCTTTGAATATCAAGATTTCCTAGCACCTGTTAATGAGGTTGTAGGGATTAAAGCAATGAATATCGGGGTTTATATTAAAGATGATGATACACAAAATATTAAGAGTATAAGTAAGACTAATTTTAAAATCAATCAAGATTTTGCAATCGGTGATAATGAGATTTTACTTTTTGACATAGTCGACAGGTTATTAATCGACATTGATACTTAA